One genomic window of Halolamina sediminis includes the following:
- a CDS encoding MTH1187 family thiamine-binding protein: MTVVAFLSVAPATDESMGSEVAKAVDALEAFDVSYETTPMGTTIEADEISELFAAAQAAHEAVDGDRVSTFLKIDDKRTSDADAASKVDSVEEALGREARSER; encoded by the coding sequence ATGACCGTCGTGGCGTTCCTCTCCGTCGCACCGGCGACCGACGAGTCGATGGGGTCCGAAGTCGCGAAAGCCGTCGACGCGCTCGAGGCGTTCGACGTGTCCTACGAGACCACGCCGATGGGGACCACCATCGAGGCCGACGAGATCAGCGAACTGTTCGCCGCGGCGCAGGCCGCCCACGAGGCCGTGGACGGCGATCGCGTGAGCACGTTCCTGAAGATCGACGACAAGCGGACCAGCGACGCCGACGCGGCGTCGAAAGTCGACTCCGTCGAGGAAGCGTTGGGGCGGGAGGCACGGAGCGAGCGGTGA
- the mch gene encoding methenyltetrahydromethanopterin cyclohydrolase, which produces MESINRMAVELVDEALDFADELNVAPYELDSGATVLDFGVDVDGGVEAGVLLAEIQTAGLSTITTRMGRVDGAPVPHVELSTDHPGIALLCSQKAGWELDFDVFDGLGSGPARALVGRESEFEAVGYYDEFDLTVLAVESIELPDDQIAAHVADLAGVEESGVFLPTFALGSIAGSVAAGARAPEMAVWQLFEAGYDPNDVLSVSGSAPVAPVGYDESEAMARTNDALAYGGEVHLTVASDDADAFESVTSAAGEEFGEPFADIFGAHDWDFEALPESVFGPAAATVDVADGPTYRFGERNEELLAESFGF; this is translated from the coding sequence ATGGAGAGCATCAACCGGATGGCGGTCGAGCTGGTCGACGAGGCGCTCGACTTCGCCGACGAGCTCAACGTCGCGCCCTACGAACTCGACTCGGGCGCGACCGTGCTGGACTTCGGCGTCGACGTCGACGGTGGGGTCGAGGCGGGCGTGCTGCTCGCGGAGATCCAGACGGCCGGGCTGTCGACGATCACGACCCGGATGGGCCGTGTCGACGGCGCGCCCGTCCCCCACGTCGAACTGTCGACGGACCACCCCGGGATCGCGCTGCTGTGCTCGCAGAAGGCGGGCTGGGAGCTCGACTTCGACGTGTTCGACGGGCTCGGCTCCGGCCCGGCCCGGGCGCTGGTCGGCCGCGAGAGCGAGTTCGAGGCCGTCGGCTACTACGACGAGTTCGACCTGACCGTGCTGGCCGTCGAGAGCATCGAACTGCCGGACGACCAGATCGCGGCCCACGTCGCCGACCTCGCGGGCGTCGAGGAGAGCGGCGTGTTCCTGCCGACGTTCGCACTGGGCTCGATCGCCGGCAGCGTCGCCGCCGGCGCCCGCGCCCCGGAGATGGCGGTCTGGCAGCTGTTCGAGGCGGGGTACGACCCGAACGACGTGCTCTCGGTCTCGGGCAGTGCGCCCGTCGCGCCCGTCGGCTACGACGAGAGCGAGGCGATGGCCCGGACGAACGACGCGCTGGCCTACGGGGGCGAGGTCCACCTCACCGTCGCCAGCGACGACGCCGACGCGTTCGAGTCGGTCACCTCCGCCGCCGGCGAGGAGTTCGGCGAGCCGTTCGCGGACATCTTCGGGGCCCACGACTGGGACTTCGAGGCGCTGCCGGAGTCAGTGTTCGGCCCCGCAGCGGCCACCGTCGACGTGGCCGACGGCCCGACGTACCGCTTCGGCGAGCGCAACGAGGAACTGCTGGCGGAGAGCTTCGGCTTCTAG
- a CDS encoding AbrB/MazE/SpoVT family DNA-binding domain-containing protein, whose protein sequence is METRKIQQVGGGTYTVSIPISWAQEHGVEAGETAYLYTHRDGSLIVRWGEREETALGAVDVEGGDADAAVDRTLDAAYTAGFDRITFHALSAAQRESITARARTLIGVDVTEESADGVEVRWLLDDSDLTVRRSVGQLRFVAGSMHDAAMATLAGATADPRSIGDRTEETDRLARLVERQCSRAMVLFAALDRLDATRPQLFAQYRAARELERVGIDAAEIARAVRRLGPVESANLAADVRAVGDDARETVEMAADAVVDGGSTATAHEVLDRAGSAAEAARALRRTVSTEAPPDGILLTRVLDSVLRTTSRAESLGEIALQRVVRS, encoded by the coding sequence ATGGAGACCAGAAAGATCCAGCAGGTCGGCGGCGGCACGTACACCGTCTCGATCCCCATCTCGTGGGCCCAGGAGCACGGCGTCGAGGCCGGCGAGACTGCGTACCTCTACACCCACCGCGACGGCTCGCTGATCGTCCGCTGGGGCGAACGCGAGGAGACCGCTCTCGGGGCGGTCGACGTCGAGGGCGGCGACGCCGACGCGGCCGTCGACCGGACGCTCGACGCCGCGTACACCGCGGGGTTCGACCGAATCACCTTCCACGCTCTCTCGGCCGCCCAGCGGGAGTCGATCACCGCGCGGGCCCGGACGCTGATCGGCGTCGACGTGACCGAGGAGTCCGCGGACGGCGTCGAAGTCCGGTGGCTGCTGGACGACAGCGACCTCACCGTCCGCCGGTCGGTCGGGCAGCTCCGGTTCGTCGCGGGGTCGATGCACGACGCCGCGATGGCCACGCTCGCGGGCGCGACGGCCGACCCGCGATCGATCGGCGATCGAACCGAGGAGACCGACCGACTCGCCCGGCTGGTCGAGCGCCAGTGCAGCCGGGCGATGGTGCTGTTCGCGGCGCTCGACCGGCTCGACGCCACGCGCCCACAGCTGTTTGCGCAGTACCGCGCGGCGCGCGAGCTCGAGCGGGTCGGGATCGACGCCGCCGAGATCGCCCGCGCCGTCCGTCGGTTGGGCCCGGTCGAATCGGCCAACCTCGCTGCCGACGTTCGCGCCGTCGGCGACGACGCCCGCGAGACCGTCGAGATGGCGGCCGACGCGGTCGTCGACGGGGGGTCGACCGCGACGGCACACGAGGTGCTGGACCGCGCCGGGAGTGCCGCGGAAGCGGCGCGAGCGCTCCGCCGGACGGTGTCGACCGAGGCGCCGCCGGACGGCATCCTGCTCACTCGCGTGCTCGACAGCGTGCTCCGGACTACCAGCCGCGCCGAGTCGCTCGGCGAGATCGCTCTCCAACGAGTCGTTCGGTCCTGA
- the pstB gene encoding phosphate ABC transporter ATP-binding protein PstB, translating into MSKTETRDGTEQELTTTGETSEEVREAWTEYEFAGDAKLAAEDLDVYYGEERALQSVSLEIPDESVTALIGPSGCGKSTFLRCLNRMNDRINSARVDGSVRLDGEEIYSDGVNLVELRKRVGMVFQEPNPFPKSIADNISYGPRKHGDLDTGLLARLLGRDDTQEERELVERALRRAALWEEVADRLDDNALGLSGGQQQRLCIARCLAVDPDVILMDEPASALDPIATAKIEDLIEELAEEYAVVVVTHNMQQAARISDQTAVFLTGGQLVEYGETDQIFEHPQSQRVEDYITGKFG; encoded by the coding sequence ATGAGTAAGACAGAGACGCGCGACGGCACCGAACAGGAGCTGACGACTACCGGCGAGACCAGCGAGGAGGTCCGCGAGGCGTGGACGGAGTACGAGTTCGCCGGCGACGCGAAACTCGCCGCCGAGGACCTCGACGTCTACTACGGCGAGGAGCGGGCGCTCCAGAGCGTCTCGTTGGAGATCCCCGACGAGTCCGTGACCGCGCTCATCGGGCCGTCGGGCTGCGGGAAGTCGACGTTCCTCCGGTGTCTGAACCGCATGAACGATCGGATCAACAGCGCACGCGTCGACGGCTCCGTGCGGCTCGACGGCGAGGAGATCTACAGCGACGGCGTGAACCTCGTGGAGCTCCGCAAGCGCGTCGGGATGGTGTTCCAAGAGCCCAACCCGTTCCCGAAGTCGATCGCGGATAACATCTCCTACGGGCCGCGGAAACACGGCGACCTCGATACGGGGCTGCTGGCTCGCCTGCTCGGCCGCGACGACACCCAAGAGGAGCGCGAACTGGTCGAGCGGGCGCTCCGTCGGGCCGCGCTCTGGGAGGAGGTCGCGGACCGACTCGACGACAACGCGCTCGGGCTCTCCGGCGGCCAGCAACAGCGCCTCTGTATCGCGCGCTGTCTCGCGGTCGACCCCGACGTGATCCTGATGGACGAGCCCGCGAGTGCGCTCGACCCCATCGCGACCGCGAAGATCGAGGACCTGATCGAGGAGCTGGCCGAGGAGTACGCCGTCGTCGTCGTCACCCACAACATGCAGCAGGCCGCCCGGATCAGCGACCAGACCGCCGTGTTCCTCACCGGCGGCCAGCTCGTCGAGTACGGCGAGACCGACCAGATCTTCGAGCACCCGCAGAGCCAGCGGGTCGAGGACTACATCACGGGCAAGTTCGGCTGA
- the serB gene encoding phosphoserine phosphatase SerB has product MTLVAFDFDGTLSEAEMLVALGERYGVAEEIGGITARAMRGELSYAESLRERAAMLDGLAEHEAAAAYEETTLRPGAADVIERLNDAGHTTAILTGGFTPGVEAALERDGASVDRIVANDLPTADGELTGEVEGPLIEGTKDDALEELCTEYDVDRANTVGVGDGANDLPMLQAAGHAVGFEPKDAVEPHCDDVVTTMDALATLFERTGLLD; this is encoded by the coding sequence ATGACCCTCGTCGCGTTCGACTTCGACGGCACGCTCTCGGAGGCGGAGATGCTGGTGGCACTTGGCGAACGGTACGGTGTCGCCGAAGAGATTGGCGGCATCACCGCCCGCGCGATGCGCGGGGAGCTCTCCTACGCCGAGAGCCTGCGCGAGCGCGCGGCGATGCTCGACGGATTGGCCGAACACGAGGCCGCCGCGGCGTACGAGGAGACGACGCTCCGACCGGGCGCCGCGGACGTGATCGAGCGCCTCAACGACGCCGGCCACACGACGGCGATCCTCACCGGCGGCTTCACGCCCGGCGTCGAGGCAGCCCTCGAACGCGACGGCGCGAGCGTCGACCGGATCGTCGCTAACGACCTCCCGACCGCGGACGGCGAACTCACCGGCGAGGTCGAGGGACCGCTGATCGAGGGGACGAAAGACGACGCGCTCGAAGAGCTCTGTACAGAGTACGACGTCGATCGCGCGAACACCGTCGGGGTCGGCGACGGCGCGAACGACCTGCCGATGCTGCAAGCCGCGGGCCACGCGGTCGGCTTCGAGCCCAAGGACGCCGTCGAACCGCACTGTGACGACGTGGTGACGACGATGGACGCGCTGGCGACGCTGTTCGAGCGGACCGGACTGCTCGACTGA
- a CDS encoding pyridoxal-phosphate-dependent aminotransferase family protein, translating to MREDFLLLNPGPVPMSDAAREAMSEPMVSHRSGAFEAVYERAQDGLEYVFERSTPDETRATRDGEALILNGTATMGMEAAVANLVDPDDELVAVVNGKFGRRFKRIAQRHCEVTAVEFDWGDPVDVDAVADAVTDDTAVVTVVHNETSTGLINPVPEIGAMAAEHDARFVVDGVTSIGGDEFRIDDWDVDIAVTDGQKALAAPPGISALYVADGVDVHIDGEGAPFYEDLDWHSRKASQHQTPFTSAVPLFRGLAVAVEEIEAEGMGDRIARHRRQSTAFREAMWAMGLSSFPELNDESSYSNTLTAIELPEGAREEDSDEFFDAVSERGVSISGGQAHLGGDIFRVSNMGNLTSEQLLRGIRTIGEAFEQVGVDVDTEAGVETARQELDA from the coding sequence ATGCGAGAGGACTTCCTGCTTCTCAACCCCGGTCCGGTACCGATGAGCGACGCGGCGCGCGAGGCGATGAGCGAGCCGATGGTTTCCCACCGCTCGGGCGCGTTCGAGGCGGTGTACGAGCGCGCACAGGACGGGCTAGAGTACGTGTTCGAGCGCTCGACGCCCGACGAGACGCGAGCCACCCGGGACGGCGAGGCGCTGATCCTCAACGGGACGGCGACGATGGGGATGGAGGCCGCCGTCGCGAACCTCGTCGACCCCGACGACGAACTCGTCGCGGTCGTCAACGGGAAGTTCGGCCGGCGGTTCAAGCGCATCGCACAGCGCCACTGCGAGGTGACGGCCGTCGAGTTCGACTGGGGCGATCCCGTCGACGTGGACGCGGTCGCCGACGCGGTGACCGACGACACCGCGGTCGTCACGGTCGTCCACAACGAGACGAGCACGGGGCTCATCAACCCCGTCCCGGAGATCGGCGCGATGGCCGCGGAACACGACGCCCGGTTCGTCGTCGACGGCGTTACCTCCATCGGCGGCGACGAGTTCCGGATCGACGACTGGGACGTCGACATCGCGGTGACTGACGGGCAGAAGGCGCTCGCGGCGCCGCCGGGGATCTCCGCGCTGTACGTGGCCGACGGCGTCGACGTCCACATCGACGGCGAGGGGGCGCCGTTCTACGAGGACCTCGACTGGCACAGCCGGAAAGCGAGCCAGCATCAGACCCCCTTTACCAGCGCGGTTCCGCTGTTCCGCGGGCTCGCGGTCGCGGTCGAGGAGATCGAGGCCGAGGGGATGGGCGACCGCATCGCCCGCCACCGCCGGCAGTCGACCGCGTTCCGTGAAGCGATGTGGGCGATGGGGCTTTCGTCGTTCCCCGAACTGAACGACGAGAGCAGCTACTCCAACACGCTGACGGCGATCGAACTGCCCGAGGGCGCCCGCGAGGAGGACAGCGACGAGTTCTTCGACGCGGTCTCCGAGCGCGGCGTGTCGATCTCGGGCGGGCAGGCCCACCTCGGCGGCGACATCTTCCGGGTGAGCAACATGGGGAACCTCACGAGCGAGCAGCTGCTGCGGGGGATCCGAACCATCGGCGAGGCGTTCGAGCAGGTCGGCGTCGACGTGGACACCGAGGCAGGAGTCGAGACCGCGCGGCAGGAACTGGACGCGTAA
- a CDS encoding PstS family phosphate ABC transporter substrate-binding protein — protein sequence MAPDPEAGRVSRRKFIAVTGVAGVAGVAGCSGGSGTDTEAGGSSGSGSGSSNGLDTTVLTGDGSSTVFPITNTASSYWNSNPEAGDEDYWPQEWADEYGTDMRLADYFASDYGYEATEQRSVPPFRVSIALSHSGTGIEGVMEGRVDIGDASSSAASELGEDAEGLDDFVDHVVGVDGQPIVVSPEIADAGLESITIDELRGIYKGEITNWNEVGGPDREILALGRAEGSGTDTAFRNNVYGDPEEPISPDQRFGQNQQLQQAVGQADNAIAYIALAFVDPEGGTVPIGLEIDGTLYEYGKNLGAQDYPLSRDLHAYTYEDTSRKEAAFINFCLSDFGQEIFVAGNNYFKLPSDRLETQREKVAASNYE from the coding sequence ATGGCACCGGACCCGGAGGCAGGACGAGTATCGCGGCGGAAATTCATCGCAGTGACTGGCGTTGCGGGCGTGGCGGGGGTCGCCGGCTGTTCTGGCGGCAGCGGGACCGACACCGAGGCGGGCGGCTCCAGCGGCTCCGGCTCGGGGAGTTCGAACGGGCTGGACACGACGGTCCTAACCGGCGACGGCTCCTCGACGGTGTTCCCGATCACGAACACCGCCTCCAGCTACTGGAACTCCAACCCCGAGGCGGGCGACGAGGACTACTGGCCCCAAGAGTGGGCCGACGAGTACGGCACCGACATGCGGCTGGCGGACTACTTCGCGAGCGACTACGGCTACGAGGCGACCGAGCAGCGCTCGGTCCCGCCGTTCCGTGTCAGCATCGCGCTAAGCCACTCGGGGACGGGGATCGAGGGCGTGATGGAGGGTCGCGTCGACATCGGCGACGCCAGCTCCTCGGCAGCCTCTGAACTCGGCGAGGACGCCGAGGGGCTCGACGACTTCGTCGACCACGTCGTCGGCGTCGACGGCCAGCCGATCGTCGTCAGCCCCGAGATCGCGGACGCGGGGCTGGAGTCGATCACCATCGACGAGCTGCGCGGCATCTACAAGGGCGAGATCACCAACTGGAACGAGGTCGGCGGCCCCGATCGAGAGATCCTCGCGCTCGGCCGTGCGGAGGGCTCCGGCACGGACACCGCGTTCCGGAACAACGTCTACGGCGACCCCGAGGAGCCGATCAGCCCCGACCAGCGCTTCGGGCAGAACCAGCAGCTCCAGCAGGCAGTCGGGCAGGCCGACAACGCGATCGCCTACATCGCGCTGGCGTTCGTCGACCCCGAGGGCGGCACCGTCCCGATCGGTCTCGAGATCGACGGCACCCTCTACGAGTACGGGAAGAACCTCGGCGCACAGGACTACCCCCTGTCGCGTGACCTCCACGCCTACACGTACGAGGACACCTCCCGCAAGGAGGCTGCCTTCATCAACTTCTGTCTGAGCGACTTCGGGCAGGAGATCTTCGTCGCCGGGAACAACTACTTCAAGCTCCCCAGCGACCGGCTCGAGACCCAGCGCGAGAAAGTCGCGGCGTCGAACTACGAGTAA
- the pstA gene encoding phosphate ABC transporter permease PstA — MSNVERNRLAGADSTAGDLVSTGILAVAVVTFLASWVLLLQWADETATVAGLSVLKLLGVGLVVVGGGLAFLGLGSWLDYVDTAPSSTAGVTVGAVFGLLWAIVGGLAATLVLGNDAALWLPVAALVGVGGFLASVLPPEDVGSTLPVAGVLILLGGFVAVGGINAGWTWSPAWSSAEFPGSELVPILVVFGTLLGAWSAGKAKAGFGAEGRQTGAYYLVGSVVFGMLGVLVLLIAFIVTNGLETMLTGASLTGGRFTLPFVGVRLPWPEFPFLLNQTGGLYVEIPGVLPAVVGTLWLVFGAITFAVPLGIGAAVFLTEYAERGRFTQVVEVATNGLWSTPSIVFGLFGLAFLVPRISGGNSIVVGQLVLGFMLLPLVLITSREAILAVPDAHRDASAALGVTKWQTIRSVVLPAAMPGTITGVILGVGRIAGETAPLLLVFGGAPYPSNSPNVLGSFQLSAQPPFVTNEALLSPASALPYQLYSTITAGVFPKEIFTNTEFGWGTALVLLLVVVGFYAVGVGSRLYFRRKLHE; from the coding sequence ATGAGCAACGTCGAACGGAACCGGCTCGCCGGCGCGGACTCGACGGCCGGCGACCTCGTGTCGACCGGGATCCTCGCCGTCGCAGTCGTCACGTTCCTCGCGTCGTGGGTACTGCTGCTGCAGTGGGCCGACGAGACGGCGACCGTCGCCGGGCTGAGCGTGCTGAAGCTGCTCGGCGTCGGCCTCGTCGTCGTCGGCGGGGGGCTCGCGTTCCTCGGTCTCGGTTCGTGGCTCGACTACGTCGACACCGCGCCGTCGTCGACGGCAGGCGTCACCGTCGGCGCCGTGTTCGGCCTGCTGTGGGCGATCGTCGGCGGCCTCGCCGCCACGCTGGTGCTCGGGAACGACGCTGCGCTGTGGCTCCCCGTGGCCGCCCTCGTCGGGGTCGGCGGCTTCCTCGCGTCGGTCCTCCCCCCCGAGGACGTCGGCTCGACACTCCCCGTCGCGGGGGTACTGATCCTGCTCGGCGGCTTCGTCGCCGTCGGCGGCATCAACGCCGGCTGGACGTGGTCGCCGGCGTGGTCCTCCGCCGAGTTCCCGGGGAGCGAGCTCGTCCCGATCCTCGTCGTGTTCGGCACGCTGCTCGGCGCCTGGAGCGCCGGGAAGGCGAAGGCGGGGTTCGGCGCCGAGGGGCGACAGACGGGGGCGTACTACCTCGTCGGATCGGTCGTGTTCGGGATGCTCGGCGTGCTCGTACTGCTGATCGCGTTCATCGTCACCAACGGGCTGGAGACGATGCTCACGGGCGCGAGCCTGACTGGCGGCCGGTTCACTCTCCCGTTCGTCGGCGTCCGGCTCCCGTGGCCCGAGTTCCCGTTCCTCCTGAACCAGACCGGCGGGCTCTACGTCGAGATCCCGGGCGTTCTGCCCGCGGTCGTCGGGACGCTGTGGCTCGTGTTCGGCGCGATCACGTTCGCGGTCCCGCTCGGAATCGGCGCCGCGGTGTTCCTGACGGAGTACGCCGAGCGCGGGCGGTTCACGCAGGTCGTCGAGGTCGCGACCAACGGGCTCTGGAGCACGCCGAGCATCGTGTTCGGGCTGTTCGGGCTGGCGTTTCTCGTCCCGCGGATCAGCGGCGGGAACTCGATCGTCGTTGGGCAGTTGGTGCTCGGCTTCATGCTCCTGCCGCTGGTGCTCATCACCAGCCGAGAGGCGATTCTCGCGGTGCCCGACGCCCACCGCGACGCCAGTGCCGCCCTCGGCGTCACGAAGTGGCAGACGATCAGGAGCGTCGTGCTCCCGGCGGCGATGCCGGGCACCATCACCGGCGTCATCCTCGGCGTCGGCCGGATCGCCGGGGAGACGGCCCCGCTGCTGCTGGTGTTCGGCGGGGCGCCGTACCCCAGCAACTCCCCGAACGTCCTCGGCAGCTTCCAGCTCAGCGCCCAGCCCCCGTTCGTGACGAACGAGGCGCTGCTCTCCCCCGCGAGCGCCCTGCCGTACCAGCTGTACTCGACGATCACGGCCGGGGTGTTCCCCAAGGAGATCTTCACCAACACCGAGTTCGGCTGGGGCACCGCCCTCGTCCTGCTGCTCGTCGTCGTCGGCTTCTACGCCGTCGGCGTCGGCAGCCGACTCTACTTCCGGAGGAAACTACATGAGTAA
- the pstC gene encoding phosphate ABC transporter permease subunit PstC, which translates to MTQRVPQAREVLTRLRAAVTRRVDGTKQRARDYRSRTEDGAIAMHGLVIASVLLTFLLFLTGSRWTVLPVLSFLGTMGVGWARYQAEAAKALTFLTTVATVSILTLIVAFLLLESIPAVRAMGVDLFMRVRNPAMEPPTLGQGLWGRGGVWSLTPMMLGTAITTLIATLIAAPVGVAGAVFVSEIAPGRVREVVKPGIELMAGIPSITYGFIGLTIVNQYFYAEFGTPTIGTYFAAGLMIGIMALPTVVTVAEDALNAVPEEIKSGALAMGSTNWQTTKSVTIPAGLSGVSAGVLLGVGRAMGETMAATVMLTHTKGFPSPVFDVFSRYGETLTTVIAFEGGNASGVHMSALFAAGVVLFVMVMLLSVASQYVEWRMHRKLGGER; encoded by the coding sequence ATGACGCAGCGAGTTCCCCAAGCACGAGAGGTACTGACGCGGCTCCGTGCGGCCGTCACCCGGCGCGTCGACGGCACGAAACAGCGGGCACGCGACTACCGATCCCGGACCGAGGACGGCGCCATCGCGATGCACGGCCTCGTGATCGCGTCGGTGCTTCTGACGTTCCTGCTGTTCCTCACCGGCTCGCGGTGGACGGTGCTGCCGGTGCTGTCGTTTCTCGGGACGATGGGCGTCGGCTGGGCTCGCTATCAGGCGGAGGCCGCCAAGGCCCTGACGTTCCTGACGACCGTCGCGACGGTGTCGATCCTGACGCTGATCGTCGCGTTCCTATTGCTGGAGTCGATCCCCGCTGTCCGCGCGATGGGCGTGGACCTGTTCATGCGGGTCCGCAACCCCGCGATGGAGCCCCCCACGCTCGGGCAGGGGCTCTGGGGCCGCGGCGGCGTCTGGTCGCTCACGCCGATGATGCTCGGCACCGCGATCACGACGCTGATCGCGACGTTGATCGCGGCGCCGGTCGGCGTCGCCGGCGCGGTGTTCGTGAGCGAGATCGCGCCCGGACGTGTCCGGGAGGTCGTCAAACCCGGCATCGAGCTGATGGCCGGCATCCCGTCGATCACGTACGGGTTCATCGGCCTCACGATCGTGAACCAGTACTTCTACGCCGAGTTCGGCACCCCAACCATCGGGACGTACTTCGCGGCCGGGCTGATGATCGGCATCATGGCGCTCCCGACGGTCGTCACCGTCGCCGAGGACGCGCTGAACGCGGTGCCCGAGGAGATCAAAAGCGGCGCGCTCGCGATGGGGTCGACGAACTGGCAGACCACCAAGAGCGTCACCATCCCCGCGGGGCTGTCGGGCGTCTCTGCGGGCGTCCTGCTCGGTGTCGGCCGGGCGATGGGCGAGACGATGGCCGCGACGGTGATGCTCACCCACACGAAGGGGTTCCCCTCGCCCGTGTTCGACGTGTTCTCGCGCTACGGCGAGACGCTCACCACCGTCATCGCGTTCGAGGGCGGCAACGCCAGCGGCGTCCACATGAGCGCGCTGTTCGCGGCCGGCGTCGTCCTGTTCGTGATGGTGATGCTGCTGAGCGTCGCCTCGCAGTACGTCGAGTGGCGGATGCACCGGAAGCTCGGAGGTGAGCGATGA